The Streptomyces sp. NBC_01142 genomic interval AGGCCCGCGCCCGCCGCCACACCGTTCACGCCGGCCACGACCGGCTTCGGCATCTCGGTGAGGGCCCGCACGATGGGGTTGTAGTGGTCCTGCACCGTGTTCATCGTGTTGGTGGTGCCCGCCTCGCGGTCGGCGACGAGCGAACCGATGTGCTCCTTGAGGTCCTGGCCCACGCAGAAGGCGCGCCCGGACGCGGTGAGCAGTACGGCCCGTACGGCGGTGTCGGCGGCGGCCGTCCGTGCCGCGTCGCGGAGGGCGACTTTGGCCTCGGTGTTCATCGCGTTCATGGCCTCGGGCCGGTTGATCGTGATCGTCGCGAGTCCGTCGCTCACCTCGTACAGCACGGAGTCGGCCATGGCAGGTCCCCTTTACGGCTCAAACGGTGGTGTTCAGGCCCAGCATGGCGGAGATCGCCGGGGGCGAACATGTGACCTGCGTCTAACAATCTTCGGCCGCTGGCCCGCGCGCGGCGGCGAAGTATCGCAGGCGGATCGCCGAATTGAGTGGTTTTGAGAGAGCGCGTTGCGCAAGCGATGCCGACTGATGTTGGTCATCGGGTCCCGCCATGCGGGATAATGACCTGGAAGCAATGTGTTCGATGCCGGTGACACCTGGGTTGTCGGCTGCGATGAGCTGGTTTCAGGAAGGGGAACGAGCATGGCGGCCATGAAGCCGCGAACGGGCGACGGCCCGCTCGAGGTGACCAAGGAGGGGCGGGGCATCGTCATGCGCGTTCCGCTCGAAGGCGGCGGTCGGCTTGTGGTCGAGCTGACTCCGGACGAAGCCGATGCCCTCGGCGACGCTCTGAAGAAGGTCGTCGGCTGACGCGGAAGCGCCCACACTCTTCGCTGCCCCGGCACTGATGGTGCCGGGGCAGCGCTGTGTCGTGGGGCAGATGCAGCGTGGGGCGGACAGTCGTGAGCGCGTGGCGGATCAGTCGTGAGGCGGATCATGGGGCGCCTGGATCCGGGGGCCGACGGGATCGAAGCAGCGGCGGCAGGATCAGGGACGGCCCGCGCGGGACCGGCCGGTCCGTACCTCCGCGAACGGCGCGCAGCGCCCCTCGGCGGACTCTGTCAGCCGCGTCGTACCGCGCAGAGCAGCCCGTCGCCCACCGGCAGCAGTGACGACATCAGCTCCTGGCTCTCCCGAACGGCCCGCAGCAGCTCACGCACCCGCAGGACCTCCGCCGGCTGGGCCGCCGAGTCGACCGTGCGGCCGTCCGCGAAGACGCCTTCGAAGCAGACCAGACCGCCCGGTCGCAGCAGGCGCAACGATTCAGCGAGATAGTCCAGGGACTCCATGGGGTCCCCGTCGCAGAAGACGAGGTCGTATCCGCCGTCCGCCAGCCGCGGCAGTACCTCGAGAGCCCGGCCGGGGATGAAACGCGCCCGGTTCGCGGCGAAGCCGGCCGTGCGGAAGGCCTCCCGGGCGAACTGCTGCCGGTCGGGCTCCGGGTCCACTGTGGTCAGGACGCCGTCGGGCCGCATACCGTGCAGCAGGTAGATCCCCGAGACACCCGTCCCGGTGCCAATTTCGGCCACCGCTTTCGCGTCAGCCGCCGCAGCCAGCAGGCGCAGCGCTGCGCCGGTGCCTGGTGACACCGAGGGGAGCCCTGACTCCTGGGCCCGGTCACGGGCCCAGCGCAGTGCCTCGTCCTCGGCGACAAAGGCGTCGGCGAACGCCCAGCTCGTCTGCCGGTTGGCGGTAATGACGCTCTCCTGTCCCCGTAGTTGGCGCGACGTTGACTGTATCCGCTGCACCGGGAACCCGCAGATGGGACCAGGCGTTATGGAGAGACAGGGGGAAGCGCATGAATCAGGGCCGGAAGCAGCACCCAAATTCGCGTAAAGATTCTTATCCGGAGCTAACGGGCGAGGTGGCTATGGTAGGGGCTCCGCTGGACACCACCAGAGCCGACAGGGGAGGTGCGGCTGCACCTGCGGATCGGGGAGGAGCGCTGAGGCGCTTTCTCAGGTCGGTGGGTGAGCCGAGATCCGTGACCTACATTGCTGACCGTTCCCGCTCGACCGAATCCGCAGCAACCGCGACGTTCGCATCGGATGCGGAATCGCAGGCGTGGACCCCTCCCACCTGGGAGGACATCGTCAGCACGCACAGCGGTCGGGTCTACCGTCTCGCCTACCGTCTGACGGGCAACCAGCACGATGCCGAGGACCTCACCCAGGAGGTCTTCGTCCGGGTGTTCCGCTCGTTGTCGACGTACACGCCCGGCACCTTCGAGGGCTGGCTGCACCGGATCACCACCAATCTCTTCCTGGACATGGTCCGCCGTAAGCAGCGGATCCGCTTCGACGCGCTCGGCGACGACGCGGCCGAGCGGCTGCCCAGCCGTGAGCCGTCCCCGCAGCAGGTCTTCAACGACACCCACTTCGACGCCGATGTCCAGCAGGCGCTGGACACCCTCGCGCCCGAGTTCCGCGCTGCCGTGGTGCTCTGTGACATCGAGGGGCTCTCGTACGAGGAGATCGCCGCGACGCTCGGCGTCAAGCTGGGCACTGTCCGCAGCCGTATCCACCGCGGCCGCTCCCATCTGCGCAAGGCACTGCAGCACCGTTCCCCGGAGGCCCGTGCGGAGCAGCGCACGCTGGCGGGTGCGATCGGCCTGGCAGGGGAGGGCGGGGCGGCGTGAGTGGCACAGGTCCGACCCCCGCGGAGCAGCATTTGGGGGACCGGCTTGCCGCGCTTGTCGACGGTGAGCTCAAACACGACGCCCGGGACCGGGTACTGGCGCATCTGGCGACCTGTCCCAAGTGCAAGGCCGAGGCCGACGCCCAGCGCCGGCTGAAGAACGTCTTCGCGCACACCGCCCCGCCGCCGCCCTCCGAAGGGCTGCTCGCGCGGCTCCAGGGACTGCCTGCCGGTCCGCCCGGAGGTGACGACGACGGCCGGGGGGGACCCTTTGACGGGGGCCGCCTCGCCGACGGGGTCTTCGGAGCGCTGAACCCCTCCGCGGGACGCGCACGCGAAGACAGACGTGGCCCGGGGTCCGAGACCTTCGGCTACGTTCCCGCGGGCGCGCACGCGACCTTTCTGCCCGGCGGCTCCGGCGGCGGCTTCCGCATCCACGACGTGGGCCGCGCGGACGCCGAGCGCTCGCCGTGGCGCGGCCGGAGGTTCGCCTTCGCGGCCGCGAGCGCGGTGTCGTTCGCCGCGATCGCTCTGGGCGGCGCGCTGCCGCTGAGCGGGGCGGCCGAGACCAATGCCAGGGGCGAGGGCGCGGGGAACAACGTCACACCTGTGCGGGCCGCGACCCCGACCACGGGCACCACCGGTGCGAACAACGCCGCGGGAGTGAACGCCACCAGGAGCACGGAGGCCGACCGCCGACGTGGCGGGGGCAGTGGCCCGGCCAGGTCCGAGAACCGGCCCGTCGTCGCCACGGCACCCGGCGTGCCCGGCCCGGCGCAGCCACTGAACCACCCCTTTCCCGCCTCATTTCTGACCAATTCCTCTTCCTCCCTTCCGCCGTTGATACGTCCCACGGGCTCGGCCTTCCAGCTCGCCACGGCCCCGGGACCCACCCCGGCGGCCACCCCTGCCCCCACGCATCTCTCCGCGCCCACGCAGTCCGCTCTGCCACTGTCGTCCCGGCGCTGAACGCGAGCCTGCGCGGGCATTCGCAAACCTGGTTGAATCCTCTGAAGGGTTCCCCACGGGGGTGCTGCAATGGCCGGAGTTTGCGGGGAGAGCATGGACGACGGGAAGCCCACCGGGCCGAAGGCGAAGTGGTGGAGCCGGCCCAGTGCGGGACGTGCGACTCACCCCGAGCCCGAGGCGTCGGTGCCGCAGGAGACCGAAGTGACGACTGAGCTGCCCCCGGTGCAGTCCCCGGTTCCGGTGCCCCAGACCGCAGCGCCGGCAGCAGTGCCGGTAGCAGCGCCTGCCACGGAGCCGGTCGCCGAACCGGCGCCGCCCGAGCAGCCCGCACCGGGACCGGGCCGGCCGAAGCCGCTGCACGAGCCCGATCCGTACGGCACTCCTCCGTACGGCGGTCCCGGCCCCTGGGCACCGGCACCTCCCGTGCAACGTCCGGTGCCGACCCCGGCGCAGGGCACGCCGATACCGCCGCAGTACCCCGCACCGAACGGGCAGAACGGGCACGGGCCGAACGGGCCTCACGGCTCCGGTGCGGTCGCAGGGACCGGCATCGCGATGGGCACCGGTGGCGGGTACGCCCCGCCGCCCCAGCCCCAGCCTCACCCCCAGCCCCAGCCTCACCCCCAGCCCCAGCCGCAGCCTCACCCCCACTCCCAGCCGCAGCCTCACCCCCAGCCTCACCCTCAGCCCCAGGACCGCCCGCAGCCGCTTCCCTCGCTCTGGCTGCAGTACGACCCCTGGAGCGCCCCCGGTCAGCAGCCGCTGACCCATCAGGGTGAGCCCGTCAAGAAGAAGAGCCGACGCGGCTCGCTGCTGGTCGGGGGACTTCTCCTCGCGCTCGTCGCGGGCGGCATCGGCGGCGGTATCGGCGCGTACATCGAACGCAACGGCGGCATCACACAGATCGAACTCCCGCAGGCCGACCGGGACAACGGCGGCCGCGCGCCCGACAGCGTCGCCGGTATCGCCGCGAGCGCCCTGCCGAGCGTCGTCACCCTCCATGTCAGCGGCGGCGGCGAACAGGGCACCGGCACCGGCTTCGTCCTCGACGAGCAGGGCCACATCCTCACCAACAACCATGTCGTCGACCCGGCCGGCGCCTCCGGCGACATCTCGGTCACCTTCAGCGGCGGTGAGACCGCCAAGGCGAAGCTCGTCGGCAAGGACAGCGGCTACGACCTCGCCGTCGTCAAGGTCACCGGTGTCTCCGGCCTCAAGCCGCTGCCCCTGGGCAACTCCGACAACGTCCAGGTCGGCGACCCGGTGGTCGCCATCGGCGCGCCCTTCGACCTCCAGAACACCGTGACGTCCGGAATCATCAGCGCCAAGGAGCGCCCCATCACCGCGGGCGGTGAGAAGGGCGACGGCAGCGACATCAGCTATGTGGACGCGCTGCAGACCGACGCCCCGATAAACCCCGGCAACTCCGGTGGCCCGCTGGTGGATACCAAGGCCCACGTCATCGGCATCAACAGCGCCATCCGGGCCGCGGACAGCGGTGCGGGTCCCGAAGGCGGCCAGGCCGGTTCCATCGGGCTCGGTTTCGCCATCCCCATCAACCAGGGCAGGCGCGTCGCCGAGGAACTGATCAACACCGGTAAGGCCACCCACCCGGTGATCGGTGTCAGCCTCGACATGAAGTACACGGGCGACGGCGCCCGTGTCGGCGACAAGGGCAAGGACGGCTCCCCTTCGGTCAGCCCGAACGGTCCCGGTGCCAAGGCGGGGGTCAAGCCGGGCGACGTCATCACCAAGATCGACGGCCAGCGGGTGCACAGCGGTGAGGAGCTGATCGTCAAGATCCGCGCCCACCGGCCGGGTGACCGGCTGGAGCTCACCCTGGTCCGCGGCGGCAATGAACGGACGATGACGCTGACGCTCGGATCCGCGGACAGCACATGACCGTGGGAGGAACTGCCGCCAACCGGGTCCTTCGACCGGTCCCGGGCAGGTACCGCGCGGACAGTTGCGGCGGGTACCGTGGATCGGGCCCGGACCCCATCCGACCTGCGGGCAGCAGAGAACACGAGGAGCAGCAGGGTGTTCAATGACATAGGCGCACTGGAGCTGGTGGCGCTCGTGGTTCTCGCCGTGCTCATTTTCGGCCCCGACAAGCTGCCGAAGGTCATCCAGGATGCCACCCGCTTCATCCGGAAGATCCGCGAGTTCTCCGAGAGTGCGAAGCACGACATCCGCACCGAACTGGGGCCGGAGTTCAAGGACTTCGAGTTCGAGGACCTCAACCCCAAGGCGTTCATCCGCAAGCAGTTGAACGAGAACGAGGACCTCAAGGATCTCAAGGACCTCCGCAGCAGCTTCGACCTCAAGAAAGAGATCAGCGAGGTCACCGATGCCGTGAACGGCACCGAGCCGGCGAAGGAATCCAGCACCGCGGTCCCCGCTGCCGTGAACGGCTCCTCCGGAACCCCCGACCTGCTCAAGAAGCGCGAAAAGCTCGATCAGGACGAGCGCCCGCCCTTCGACGCAGACGCCACCTGAGTACCGTCAATCCCTCCGAGCCGGGACAGGGTGGCTATTCTCCATCTGTCCGGACGCGAGGACGCCCGAGGGGGGCGGGTCCGCTCCGGGCCTCGGAGACGAAGGAGGTGGCCGGTAGATGGAGACGACGAGTCGGGTGGCGGCGCACAGTACGGCCAGCACTTCCCCTGCCCCCGGCGGGGAGAGCCCGCTCACGGCGCAGGGGGGGACAGCAGCCCGGCGTACGGTCGACGGATATCTGCAGGCGACCTTCCCCTGGTACGGACTGGACGAGGCCTTCACCGGCCCGCGCTGGCTGATGCAGGTCGGGACCGCGGCGGACGGCACGGTCCAGCATGGCGCGACCGGCCACGGCGACGAGCCGTCGATACGGTCGGACGCGGGCGGCGGCGCGGACAAGGAACGCTTCGCGATCGTCGTGACCGTGGCGGCGAGTCCTGTCAGACACAGCGGCGACGGCACCGGAGTGCTCGATGCCACCACGGTCTCCTCCGCCGCATGGCTGGCCGGCTCGGGGCTGCTGGCCCACACCTGGCCGGCCCAGCTGGACCACTCGCTGCGTGACGACTGGCTGGACCAGCAGACCGAGACCGCTTTCGAGCTGGCCGACGATCTGGCCGGCCCGGCCTGGTCGACGCTCTCGCTGCCGGTCGACGGGGCGCCGACGCCCTTCCACTACCGCGAGTCGGAGTTCGGCTGGGTGCTGGCGGGACCGACCCGGGGCGGGGTGCACATCGGCGCGTACGGGCGTGGGATGAGCGCCTACGGGCTGGCCTTCTCGGCGGTCCAGAACATCACCGCGTACGCCGCCTAGGACGGCGGGCAGACGGGAAGGGGCGCCGCTCGAGGTGAGCGGCGCCCCTTCCCGTACGTCCACATGGTGCGCGGGCGGGACCCGTTCCGCCCGGCGGAACGGATGCCCACAACCTCCCCGGTCAGAACTTGTTGCGCGGGGTGATGCCCAGGGACATGCCCGAGAGGCCGCGGGCGCGGCCGCCCAGTTTGCCCGCGATCGTGCGCAGCGCGGCTCCCGCGGGGGAGTCCGGGTCGGTCAGTACGACGGGCTTGCCCTCGTCGCCGCCCTCGCGCAGCCGTACGTCGATCGGGATGGAGCCGAGCACCGGCACATTCGCGCCGGTCGTCTTCGTCAGCCCCTCGGCGACCCGCTGACCGCCGCCGCTGCCGAAGACATCGACCATCTCGTCGCAGTGCGGACACGGCAGACCCGACATGTTCTCGACGACGCCGACGATCTTCTGGTGGGTCTGTACGGCGATCGAGCCGGCCCGCTCGGCGACCTCGGCGGCGGCCTGCTGCGGGGTGGTCACCACGAGGATCTCGGCGTTCGGCACCAGCTGCGCCACCGAGATCGCGATGTCGCCGGTGCCCGGGGGCAGGTCGAGCAGGAGTACGTCCAGGTCGCCCCAGTACACATCCGCGAGGAACTGCTGCAGCGCGCGGTGCAGCATCGGCCCGCGCCACACCACCGGCGCGTTGCCCGGGGTGAACATCCCGATCGAGATGACCTTCACGCCGTGCGCCGAGGGCGGCATGATCATGTTCTCGACCTGGGTGGGACGGCCGTCGGCACCCAGCATGCGCGGCACGCTGTGCCCGTAGATGTCCGCGTCGACGACGCCGACCTTCAGCCCGTCGGCCGCCATCGCCGCCGCAAGGTTCACGGTGACGGAGGACTTGCCGACGCCGCCCTTGCCGGAGGCCACCGCATACACCCGGGTCAGCGAGCCGGGCTTCGCGAAGGGCACCTCCCGCTCGGCGGTCCCGCCGCGCAGCGAACTCGCGAGCTCCTTCCGCTGCTCGTCGCCCATCACGTCCAGCGTGACGTCGACGTGTGCGACGCCCTCGACGCGCGCGACCGCGTCGGTCACGTTCTTTGTGATCGTCTCGCGCATCGGACAGCCGGAGACGGTGAGATACACCGTGACGGCGACCGCACCGTCCGCCCCGATCCCGACAGATTTGACCATGCCGAGTTCGGTGATCGGTCGGTTGATCTCGGGGTCGTTCACCGTCGCCAGTGCTTCAAGCACCGCGTCTTCCGTAACCATACGGTCGATGGTACGGCGCCCACTCCCGCCCCGGGAAAGCCCTGTCAGCGGTCGCCTTCATCACTTCCGTGCGGCGGCCCCTGCGGGAATAGACGCCGCTCGTCCAGATCCTTGATCAGATCCTCGAACTCGGAGCGGATCCAGTCCCGGGTGGCGACCTCGCCGAGCCCCATCCGCAGCGCCGCGATTTCCCGGGTCAGATACTCGGTGTCCGCGATGGAGCGCTCGTTCTGCTTGCGGTCCTGCTCGTGCGTGACCCGGTCGCGGTCGTCCTGCCGGTTCTGCGCCAGCAGGATCAGCGGGGCCGCGTACGAGGCCTGCAGCGACAGCATCAGCGTCAGAAAGATGAACGGGTACTGGTCGAAGCGCAGATCCTGGGGCGCGGTGACGTTCCAGACGACCCACAGGAGGACGGTCAGCGTCATCCAGACAAGGAACCGCCCGGTCCCCAGGAAGCGGGCGATCCGCTCCGAGAAGCGGCCGAAGGCCTCGGGGTCGTACTCCGGCAGCAGACTGCGCCGCTGCGCGCGCGGCAGATCGAGCCGGACCCGCTGGCGGGGTGCGGCACTCGCCCCGGACGGCAGTCGCTCCTTCTGCCCTTCGCGCTCTGCCGGGCCGTGCTCGCTGCCGCTACCCATGGGCGGACTCCTCGAAGTCCGTCTCGCGCCAGTCGTCCGGCAGCAGATGGTCCAGTACGTCGTCGACGGTCACCGCTCCCAGCAGCGAACCGCTCTCGTCGACGACCGGCGCCGCCACCATGTTGTACGCCGCGAGATGGCTGGTGACCGCGGACAGCGGGGTGTTCGGTGCGAGCGGCGGCAGATCGCTGTCCACGATCGAGCTGACCAGGGTGAACGGCGGGTCCCGCAGCAGCCGCTGGAAGTGCACCGTGCCCAGGTACTTGCCGGTCGGCGTCTCGTCCGGCGGCCGGCACACATACACCTGCGCGGCAAGCGCGGGGGACAGGTCCTGCTGGCGTACGCGCGCCAGCGCGTCCGCGACCGTCGCGTCCGGCCGCAGCACGATCGGCTCGGTGGTCATCAGGCCGCCCGCCGTCCGCTCCTCGTACGACAGCAGCCGCCGTACGTCCGCGGCGTCGTCCGGCCGCATCAGGGCCAGGAGACGCTCCTTGTCCTCCTCCGGCAGCTCGGAGAGCAGGTCGGCCGCGTCGTCCGGGTCCATCGCCTCCAGGACGTCCGCCGCGCGCTCCTCCTTGAGCTTGCCGAGGATCTCCACCTGGTCGTCGTCCGGCAGCTCCTCCAGCACATCCGCGAGCCGGTCGTCGTCGAGGGCGGCGGCCACTTCGGCCCGCCGCTTCGGCGAGAGGTGGTGCAGTACGTTCGCCAGGTCGGCGGGACGCAGCTGCTCGAAGGTCGCCAGCAGGCTCTCGGCGCCCTGGCCGTGCTCCTCCAGCGAGAAGCCGGTGACCGCCGACCACTCGACGGTCAGCGCCTCGCCCTTGCGGCGCAGCGCTCCGCCCTTGCCCTTGCGTACATAGACCTTGTCGATCTCCCAGTCGCGGCGGGCCGGCAGCTGCTGGATCGAGATGTCGAGGACGGTGACCACCTCGCGGCTCTCCACCAGCTCCACGCGCCGGTCGAGCAGTTCGCCCAGTACCAGACGCTCGGTCGGGCGCTGCTCGAAGCGGCGCATGTTGAGCACGCCGGTGGTGATGACCTGACCCGACTCGACGCCGGTCACCCGGGTCATGGGGAGGAAGATCCGGCGGCGGCTGAGCACCTCGACGACCAGGCCCAGCAGGCGGGGCGGGCGACGGCCGACGCGCAGCATCGCGACCAGGTCGCGTACGCGTCCCACCTGGTCGCCGTTGGGGTCGAAGACAGGCACGCCGACGAGGTGCGAGACAAAGACACGGGGGACGCCTCCAGCCATGCTCCCCGCCTCCTCTTTGCCATGAACCGCCGCTATTTGACGGGTTCAGGCTAGCCCGTACCGTTCCGCGTTGCCCCGGCTGGCGTCCGTATGGCTCTCTGCGGAGTGGCGCCCTCCGCACAGGTACGCTGCCGTCTTGCCACCCACGACTCGCAGATGAGAGGCAGTGCGCTTGTGACTCCCCTCCCCCCGGTTTCCCCGGCCCGCCGGGCCATGTTCCCCGTGGCGCTCTGCGCCGGGCTGACCGTGGCGCTGACGGCCTGCGGAAGCGGCGAGGATCCGGATGCGGGGACCAACGGGGTCGGCAGACTCTCCGCCACCGAGATCGAAGCGAAGGCGCGCGCGACGGCGGACGCGGCGGCCTCGGTACGGCTCTCCGGCAAGCTGGTCAGCAAGGGCGGTACGTACCGGCTGAACATGCGGCTCAAGCACGACGGCGGCACGGGGTCCGTCACCTCGAAGGACAACACCTTCGAACTGCTGCGGATCGGCGACGCGCTCTATCTGAAGGCCGACGCGGGCTTCTGGAGCAGCGCGGACGGGAAGCAGGACGGGGGTCCCAGCAAGACCGACGCGGCGGCGGCGGACAAGCTGGGGGACAAGTATGTGAAGGTGCCCGAGGGGGATCCCGCGTACAACCAGTTCCGCGGCTTCACGGACATGGATGTGCTGCTCGACGGCCTGCTCGGGATGCAGGGCAAGCTCAGTAAGGGCGACCGTACGGAGGTGGGCGGCATCCGCACCATCAAGGTCACGGGCGGCGAGGGCGAGGGCGGCATGCTCGACGTCTCGCTGGAGGGCAAACCGTACCCGCTCCAGTTCATGCGGGCGGGCGGCGCGGGTGTGCTGACGCTCGGCGACTGGGACAAGGACTTCCAGCTGGCGGCCCCGTCGAAGGACGAGACGGTGGACTACGGGCGCCAGCTCCCGAAGACCAGCGACGACTAGGCAGGAAATCCGGCCCGTCCGGCGATGGAGGACAAAGGCCTCGCGCGGGGCTAGCCGCGCTTCTTCTTGCGGCCCAGGAGCAGACGCGGCAGAGACGCAGGCGCCGGGCGACGCGTCGTCGCGGGTGTCGCGAGCGGGACCTCGGCCAGGGACGCGTCCGAGAAGTCCGTGATCACGTCCTTCGGCTCCAGGCGCAGCACCCGGCACTCGCGCGCCCAGCGTTCCGTCATCTGCTCGGCGTCCGGCGCGTTCAGGCGCTTGCCCTTGAGCTCGGCGACGGCCGCCTCCCACGCCTCGGAGTGCGGCGCGAGCTCGCTCACCGCCGCCGTCCAGGCAACCAGGCGGCCGCCCTTGTCCTTGCTGCGTACGGTGACTTCGGCCGTCCCGCCGTCCACCAGCTGCGGCAGCGGCTGCTCTCCCGGGCCGTCGCCGACCAGGTGTGCGGCGCCCTCGTGCCAGACGTGCCACAGGGCCCGAGCGGGACCCTCGCCCCGCACCCAGATGAGGCCGGACTTCTTGGTGGCCTCCTCGACGAGCGCCTGGCCGAGCAGCTTCTCTGTCATGCGTGCAGCCTATCTACAGCCAGCCGTTGCGCTTGAGGGTGCGGTGAATCGCGAGACAGATGCCGATGATGGCGGTGAGCACCATGGGGTAGCCGTACTTCCAGTGCAGCTCCGGCATGTGATCGAAGTTCATGCCGTACACCCCGCAGACCGCGGTAGGCACCGCGATGATCGCCGCCCATGAGGTGATCTTGCGCATGTCCTCGTTCTGCGCGACCGTCGCCTGCGCCAGGTTCGCCTGCAGGATGGAGTTCAGCAGTTCGTCGAAGCCGATGACCTCCTCCTGCACCCGGGCGAGGTGGTCGGCGACATCGCGGAAGTACTTCTGGATGTCCGGGTCGACCAGCCGCATCGGCCGCTCGCTCAGCAGCTGCATCGGCCGCAGCAGCGGGGAGACGGCCCGCTTGAACTCCAGTACCTCGCGCTTGAGCTGGTAGATCCGGCCGGCGTCGCTGCCGCGCGGGCTGCCCTTCGCGGGGGCGGAGAAGACCTCGATCTCGACCTCGTCGATGTCGTCCTGCACCGCCGCGGCCACCGCGATGTATCCGTCGACGACATGGTCGGCGATGGCGTGCAGCACCGCCGACGGCCCTTTCGCGAGCAGTTCCGCGTCCTTCTGCAGCCCGTACCGCAGCGCGCGCAGCGATCCTTTTCCGCCGTGCCGCACGGTGATGACGAAGTCCCGCCCGGTGAAGCACATCACCTCACCGGTCTCGACGACCTCGCTGGTGGCGGTCAGCTCGGCGTGCTCGACGTAGTGGATCGTCTTGAAGACGGTGAAGAGCGTGTCGTCGTACCGCTCCAGCTTGGGCCGCTGGTGGGCGTGGACCGCGTCCTCGACGGCCAGCGGGTGCAGCCCGAACTCCGCGGCGATACCGGCGAATTCGGCCTCTGTCGGCTCGTGCAGCCCGATCCACGCGAAGCCGCCCCCCTCGCGCACCCGCAGCATCGCCTCGTGCGGTGTCTGGCAGGACTGGCTCTCCACGCGCCGGCCGTCGCGGTAGACCGCGCAGTCGACGACCGCGCTGGAGGCGGACGGGTCGCGGGTGGTGTCGTACGTGCTGTAGAGGGTGTTGCTCTTGCGCAGGGACGGACGGACCGCTGCACGCAGGTCACGGATCATCGACATGGCGGGCTCCTTCACGGAGAGGCCGTCGGCGAGTGCGTGGCACAGCCCGGAATGAGGACGTGATGCGTACTACGTACGTCCGCAAAGCGGGCGGCACCGCGGGATCGCGGTGACGGCGTTCGCTACAGACAGGCAAAAAACGAAGTGCTCTTCCGTCGTGCGAAATGCCATGGGCCCCGTGCGGGAAGGCCTCAGATCACAGAGGAAAGTGCCGTGCGGAAGAGCGGGTGGTACTGCACGGTCGACTTCGATCCACCGCAGCCCCACCTCCTCCGGCCGGTCCCCCGTAGGGGATGACGTGTCGTCGGGACTTGAGAGCAACTCCCCCAGAGCTCCGCCTGGGGTTACCCCCACCTGCGTGCCGTCCCGACCAGCGGCCAAGACTATCAGCCGACAGAGGGCCAATCCCTAGCTTTGCCCGTTCCATACGCGCTTTATGCTCGCGACATGGAAGAAGTTCTTGCTCTGGTCGAAGCCCGGCTGCGTACGGCACTTGGCGAACCGGACGCGCGTGCCGCAGTGACCTTCCTCGGTACGGACCGCATCGAGGTGCTCCGTTTCATGGACGGCGACATCGTCCGGTACGCCACCCTCGGCATGTCCGCCCACCCGATGACCGACCCCACCGCCTCCCTCGCCGACCCGGTCAAGGGCCCGCGTGCGGAGTTGTTTCTCTCCGTGCGCGCCGGTCTCGCCGACACCGACAAGGTGCTGCGCCCGCTGGCCGTACTGGCCGCGTCCCCGCAGGTCGAGGGTGTGGTCGTGGCCCCCGGGGCCTCG includes:
- the sigE gene encoding RNA polymerase sigma factor SigE → MVGAPLDTTRADRGGAAAPADRGGALRRFLRSVGEPRSVTYIADRSRSTESAATATFASDAESQAWTPPTWEDIVSTHSGRVYRLAYRLTGNQHDAEDLTQEVFVRVFRSLSTYTPGTFEGWLHRITTNLFLDMVRRKQRIRFDALGDDAAERLPSREPSPQQVFNDTHFDADVQQALDTLAPEFRAAVVLCDIEGLSYEEIAATLGVKLGTVRSRIHRGRSHLRKALQHRSPEARAEQRTLAGAIGLAGEGGAA
- a CDS encoding DUF3117 domain-containing protein; the encoded protein is MAAMKPRTGDGPLEVTKEGRGIVMRVPLEGGGRLVVELTPDEADALGDALKKVVG
- a CDS encoding O-methyltransferase; this translates as MQSTSRQLRGQESVITANRQTSWAFADAFVAEDEALRWARDRAQESGLPSVSPGTGAALRLLAAAADAKAVAEIGTGTGVSGIYLLHGMRPDGVLTTVDPEPDRQQFAREAFRTAGFAANRARFIPGRALEVLPRLADGGYDLVFCDGDPMESLDYLAESLRLLRPGGLVCFEGVFADGRTVDSAAQPAEVLRVRELLRAVRESQELMSSLLPVGDGLLCAVRRG
- a CDS encoding Mrp/NBP35 family ATP-binding protein; the protein is MVTEDAVLEALATVNDPEINRPITELGMVKSVGIGADGAVAVTVYLTVSGCPMRETITKNVTDAVARVEGVAHVDVTLDVMGDEQRKELASSLRGGTAEREVPFAKPGSLTRVYAVASGKGGVGKSSVTVNLAAAMAADGLKVGVVDADIYGHSVPRMLGADGRPTQVENMIMPPSAHGVKVISIGMFTPGNAPVVWRGPMLHRALQQFLADVYWGDLDVLLLDLPPGTGDIAISVAQLVPNAEILVVTTPQQAAAEVAERAGSIAVQTHQKIVGVVENMSGLPCPHCDEMVDVFGSGGGQRVAEGLTKTTGANVPVLGSIPIDVRLREGGDEGKPVVLTDPDSPAGAALRTIAGKLGGRARGLSGMSLGITPRNKF
- a CDS encoding DUF1003 domain-containing protein, translating into MGSGSEHGPAEREGQKERLPSGASAAPRQRVRLDLPRAQRRSLLPEYDPEAFGRFSERIARFLGTGRFLVWMTLTVLLWVVWNVTAPQDLRFDQYPFIFLTLMLSLQASYAAPLILLAQNRQDDRDRVTHEQDRKQNERSIADTEYLTREIAALRMGLGEVATRDWIRSEFEDLIKDLDERRLFPQGPPHGSDEGDR
- a CDS encoding S1C family serine protease, with the protein product MDDGKPTGPKAKWWSRPSAGRATHPEPEASVPQETEVTTELPPVQSPVPVPQTAAPAAVPVAAPATEPVAEPAPPEQPAPGPGRPKPLHEPDPYGTPPYGGPGPWAPAPPVQRPVPTPAQGTPIPPQYPAPNGQNGHGPNGPHGSGAVAGTGIAMGTGGGYAPPPQPQPHPQPQPHPQPQPQPHPHSQPQPHPQPHPQPQDRPQPLPSLWLQYDPWSAPGQQPLTHQGEPVKKKSRRGSLLVGGLLLALVAGGIGGGIGAYIERNGGITQIELPQADRDNGGRAPDSVAGIAASALPSVVTLHVSGGGEQGTGTGFVLDEQGHILTNNHVVDPAGASGDISVTFSGGETAKAKLVGKDSGYDLAVVKVTGVSGLKPLPLGNSDNVQVGDPVVAIGAPFDLQNTVTSGIISAKERPITAGGEKGDGSDISYVDALQTDAPINPGNSGGPLVDTKAHVIGINSAIRAADSGAGPEGGQAGSIGLGFAIPINQGRRVAEELINTGKATHPVIGVSLDMKYTGDGARVGDKGKDGSPSVSPNGPGAKAGVKPGDVITKIDGQRVHSGEELIVKIRAHRPGDRLELTLVRGGNERTMTLTLGSADST
- a CDS encoding anti-sigma factor — encoded protein: MSGTGPTPAEQHLGDRLAALVDGELKHDARDRVLAHLATCPKCKAEADAQRRLKNVFAHTAPPPPSEGLLARLQGLPAGPPGGDDDGRGGPFDGGRLADGVFGALNPSAGRAREDRRGPGSETFGYVPAGAHATFLPGGSGGGFRIHDVGRADAERSPWRGRRFAFAAASAVSFAAIALGGALPLSGAAETNARGEGAGNNVTPVRAATPTTGTTGANNAAGVNATRSTEADRRRGGGSGPARSENRPVVATAPGVPGPAQPLNHPFPASFLTNSSSSLPPLIRPTGSAFQLATAPGPTPAATPAPTHLSAPTQSALPLSSRR
- a CDS encoding sec-independent translocase; amino-acid sequence: MFNDIGALELVALVVLAVLIFGPDKLPKVIQDATRFIRKIREFSESAKHDIRTELGPEFKDFEFEDLNPKAFIRKQLNENEDLKDLKDLRSSFDLKKEISEVTDAVNGTEPAKESSTAVPAAVNGSSGTPDLLKKREKLDQDERPPFDADAT